ccggctcacagccagcagccaggagctgctctgggaggcgCCCAGGGCTCACCCCGGCACTCACCTGGTCTGAGACTCCTTCTCCGTAGCGCAGCATGGTCACAAAGTGCTCACAGTTGCTGGTAAGCACATCATATGGCACCTCCCTGTCAATCCATTGTTCAGCACGCCGGATGATCTCCTTCACAGGGAAAGGAGTGCGGGTGCGGTCATACTTGTTGTTGACACGCCATTTATGATTTTCCACCACCACCTTCAGGAGCTGCTTCTTCACCTTGGCCTTTTTGGTGAATACAGATGTGGTGCTCACCAACAGAGATGGGGCTCCTTCATCTGGGGAAGTCAGGGAAGAGATAAGGCAGGCAGACCCTCTCTGGACTCTCCACAACCTCAGATGggtttcctctgctcctggacAGGTCATCTACACACACAGAGTctaccagcagcagcacatggagggAGACAGGGCTCCTGGGGCATCTCAACACGCACTCTGCATCTCGCCAGGCGGCACAAGCCTTACCTACAGGTGTGACGTTGATAACATATCCGTCCCCAACGTAGAGGGCCCAGTGCTGGTAACCTGGCCGGTCGATCTCGATCAGGTCCCCGGGCTGGGGGTCGCTCCTGCCTTCTGCCATGCCGGGCTGGCGCAGTGGGGCGGTGCAGGTGCAGCCGGGCTGGCTGAGCGCAGGGCAGAGCGCAGCGGGCAGGCgagggctgtgcaggggcagctggCGGGAGCGCAGGCACGGAGGGTGTCAGCGGCGGGCGCCGAGGGCAGCGGCtgccggagcggggccgggccggagcCGGCTCGGggccgctgccgcccgccgGCGCAGGGCGAGGCAGCGAAGGGCGCCGCTCGCAGGCAGCGCAtccgcccggggccgggccgggccgggcgggcgtCCGGCTGCTGCCGCCGTGCCCGGctgcccccgcccgcccgcccgccgtgCCCG
The nucleotide sequence above comes from Ammospiza caudacuta isolate bAmmCau1 chromosome 11, bAmmCau1.pri, whole genome shotgun sequence. Encoded proteins:
- the LOC131562630 gene encoding phospholipase A and acyltransferase 1-like; amino-acid sequence: MAEGRSDPQPGDLIEIDRPGYQHWALYVGDGYVINVTPVDEGAPSLLVSTTSVFTKKAKVKKQLLKVVVENHKWRVNNKYDRTRTPFPVKEIIRRAEQWIDREVPYDVLTSNCEHFVTMLRYGEGVSDQVTKVVIGTTAAVGGILLAGLATAVVKSLFGDSSKRERKYY